A genomic region of Roseateles amylovorans contains the following coding sequences:
- a CDS encoding glycosyltransferase family 4 protein, with the protein MKTLCIEGWRGVNHSIAMVNQNQILEMVKDARFQLFHRDAPFFMPHWDRSKLDAGFSPEERAVIESLPDPGDQVMDVCLRIASPVRAGTPGSARRTATFVVTEFGLSEKSFDPPGLAPSALTQGDDLVITPTRWSQARLVDYGFDPEKVRVVPHGYKTDTFLPMTEEQRQQARLALNIQPHETVFTNVGVATWNKGIDLLLLAFAELRLAGLPVRLILKDHQGLYGITVERVFAEMAARAPQIGAAQVRDGISVLSTSLNLPQIRSLYALSDAYVSPYRAEGFNLPVLEAMGCGTHVIVSGGGATDDFTPPELCHRLHTRPGTAADAPQPVGGAFVVPDLEDLREAMLQVVEQRLPPPVRREAARLRLAERFSWGTVTRQLLDLL; encoded by the coding sequence TTGAAAACACTGTGCATCGAGGGCTGGCGAGGGGTGAACCACTCCATCGCGATGGTCAATCAGAACCAGATCCTGGAGATGGTGAAGGACGCGCGCTTCCAGCTGTTCCACCGCGACGCGCCCTTCTTCATGCCGCACTGGGACCGCAGCAAGCTCGATGCCGGCTTCTCGCCCGAGGAACGCGCGGTCATCGAAAGCCTGCCCGACCCCGGCGACCAGGTCATGGATGTGTGCCTGCGCATCGCCTCCCCGGTCCGTGCCGGCACGCCCGGCAGCGCGCGGCGCACTGCGACCTTTGTCGTCACCGAATTCGGCTTGTCGGAGAAGAGCTTCGATCCACCCGGGCTGGCGCCGTCCGCGTTGACTCAGGGCGATGACCTCGTCATCACACCGACCCGCTGGTCCCAGGCCCGGCTGGTGGACTACGGCTTCGATCCTGAGAAGGTGCGGGTCGTGCCGCACGGCTACAAGACCGACACCTTTCTGCCGATGACCGAGGAGCAGCGTCAGCAAGCCCGGCTCGCGTTGAACATCCAGCCGCATGAGACGGTGTTCACCAATGTGGGCGTGGCGACCTGGAACAAGGGCATCGACCTGCTGCTGCTGGCTTTTGCCGAACTGCGGTTGGCCGGCCTGCCGGTGCGCCTGATCCTGAAGGACCACCAAGGCCTGTACGGCATCACGGTGGAACGGGTGTTCGCCGAAATGGCGGCCCGCGCGCCGCAGATCGGTGCCGCGCAGGTGCGTGACGGGATCTCGGTGCTCTCCACCAGCTTGAACCTGCCGCAGATCCGGTCGCTGTATGCGCTGTCGGATGCGTATGTCTCGCCCTACCGTGCCGAAGGCTTCAACCTGCCGGTGCTGGAGGCGATGGGCTGCGGCACCCATGTGATCGTCAGCGGCGGCGGCGCCACCGACGACTTCACCCCGCCCGAACTCTGCCATCGACTGCACACCCGGCCGGGGACCGCCGCGGACGCGCCGCAACCGGTGGGCGGCGCCTTCGTGGTGCCGGATCTGGAGGACCTGCGGGAGGCCATGCTGCAGGTCGTCGAG